The following are encoded in a window of Gasterosteus aculeatus chromosome 5, fGasAcu3.hap1.1, whole genome shotgun sequence genomic DNA:
- the arl4d gene encoding ADP-ribosylation factor-like protein 4D, whose translation MGNQLTDIAPNTSFLPNFQSLHVVVIGLDSAGKTSLLYRLKLKEFVKTIPTKGFNTEKIKVAVGASRTINFQVWDVGGQEKLRPLWKSYTRRTDGMVFVVDSTELERMEEAKVELHKITRTSENQGVPVLVLANKQDQDSASSAGEVEKLLSVHELSTYTLHHVQGCSAVDGRGLQPGLEKLYEMILKRKKMVKHNKNRKR comes from the coding sequence ATGGGGAACCAGCTGACTGATATTGCTCCCAACACGTCCTTTCTGCCAAACTTCCAGTCCCTGCACGTGGTGGTCATCGGGCTCGACTCGGCCGGCAAAACCTCCCTGCTCTACCGGCTCAAGCTCAAGGAGTTTGTGAAGACCATCCCCACCAAGGGCTTCAACACGGAGAAGATCAAGGTGGCCGTCGGGGCCTCCAGAACCATCAACTTCCAGGTGTGGGACGTGGGCGGCCAGGAGAAGCTGCGCCCGCTGTGGAAGTCCTACACCCGGCGGACGGACGGGATGGTGTTCGTGGTGGACTCCACCGAGCTGGAGCGGATGGAGGAGGCCAAAGTGGAGCTCCACAAGATCACGCGCACCTCGGAGAACCAGGGGGTTCCGGTGCTCGTCCTGGCCAACAAACAGGACCAGGACTCAGCCTCCTCCGCGGGCGAGGTGGAGAAGCTGCTCTCCGTCCACGAACTGAGCACCTACACGCTGCACCACGTGCAGGGCTGCAGCGCCGTGGACGGCCGCGGGCTGCAGCCGGGCCTGGAGAAACTCTACGAGATGATACTTAAGAGGAAGAAGATGGTGAAGCACAACAAGAACAGAAAGAGATGA